GACGCGCGGGGCACGCCGGGAGGTGTAGTCCCGCTGAGGGCGGGCCGCGCGGGGCACGCCGGGAGCTGTGGCGGGCGGGCCCGCCGGGGCGGAGCGCTCGGTGCCGCCGCGCTCGGTGCCGCCGCGGGTGGCGGTGTCTCTGGTGGCGGTGTCTCTGGCGGCGATGCTCCGTCGGAAGCCGACGCGGCTGGAGCTGAAGCTGGACGACATCGAGGAGTTCGAGAGCGTGCggaaggagctggaggtgcgcgcggggccgggcgcgggggactcggcccgcccccggccctgACCGGCCGTTCGCCCGCAGAGCCGCAGGAAGCAGCGGGACgaggcggaggcggcggcgggcggcgagGAGGCGGCGGCGATCGGAGCGCTGGGCACGGAGCACAAGAGCCGCGAGCAGCTCATCAATGAGCGCATCGGGTACAAGCCGCAGCCCAAggccggcggccgcgccgcGCACTTCGGCACCTTCGAGTTCTGaccgggcagccccggccccgctgggCCGCGCCGCCCTCTGAGCTGTTGCGTTTTTGGATTTTAAGTTTGGTTAACATGGCCGTGATCGCCCCCTTGCCgagtgttttgttttaaataaacacgtatttttttaaagaaaagaataacCATCCCACGAGGTGCTGTGAagggctgcagtgcccaggtgggGTGGGAAGAGCTCGAGCACGCCGTTCCCTGCTCCTGTGGGCAGGGGATGAAACTCTGCCGGAGGATCCTCCGGGAAAGTGACAGTGCTGATCTAAACCAGACAATGGAGTGTGGCCACCTCAGCCTCCAGCCCTACCCCCGGTGGCCCACTGAGGAGAGGGCCCTGGAGGTGTCTGAGTGTTTTGGGATACAGCTGTgggtgccaggcactgctctgTCCATTCCCGAGGGAACCAGGAGAGAATCCCCCGTCTGTTCAATCAGCCGGTCCCAAATGcatcccagagctgcttcccCATCCGTGTCACAGCTGGGCCCTCAGCAGGGAGTGGCTGCAGACCTGGACCATGGGCTGGGCACATGGATGGGGAGCGATATCCCAGATTTTCTGACTGAGCAGCTTTTGTTCCGCCTCCATCCAGCTCTGCTCGGTGTCACCCCAGCTGCCCTGGTTTGTCACCCTTGGAATGGAGTCACAGCTCTTTGCTGCTTGGATCAAAGGCCACCAAACAGTTCCTTACGGCTGGTGGTGTTCTGTGAAAAGGGCACATGGATTTCCTCTGGTCCCTGGATTACCCTCATCAGGTGCCTGGGCAGGGTGAGGTCAGATCTGATTAGTGAGAGGAAGGTGAGGTTTGGGGCAGAGCCCACTCAGGAGGACTCTGACAGTGGAGGACACTTGACAGGAGGAGTCACACAGTGGGGTGAGCTGAAGGAAGCAACTTCAAAAGCCTGAGCAGCTCCTTGGTGCTCAGGAaactgctccctgcagcccggggaaggagcagggcaggctgcCACAGCAGGAATGCAGGAGCTGGAGActctccctgcctctgcccagggctgtgtcctgccaTCTTCAGCACAATGACCAGCtctgttttttcagcattcctCCAAAGTGGACTTCAGTTAAATTCAGGCTTCCCATGTTGTAGGTGCATCAAATTTGAGGTCAGGCTGGGAAAATGTACAGAACTTCAAACTTTTCCAACTGGGAAGAGCCCCAGAGCAGCCTAGAAAAGAGCTGCTTTTCCTGTCTGACACCACAAACCAGGATCAGGGtgttctctgctgtgctggcatTCCCAAGAGGCCCCAGCTGTGAGAGGACAACACCTCAGGAGGTTGTTACAGCTCCCTAAAACTCCTCTCCAAGGCAGGCAGATCTGGGAGGCACCAATTCCTCTTTCCATCCCTCCCCACATCTGCAAAGTGTGCCTGAGCTGGAACAAAGAGACTTCTCAGTGAATCCCATTCCAGCAGCTTCAGGGCGAGttctgggagctggggaggctCAGAGGATGCTGCTCCTCACCCCTCACAGCACCTGAACAGGAACACTGGGCCCTGTGCTCCTTTGAGGGCTGCACTGAGACTGTTCCCAAAACACACCCCCACCGCAGTAAAATGCAATCTATTTTATTGGTTAATTATGTACAGGAGATTCTTGATATTCACAGTAACATCAGACAAGTTACCACCACAAAGAGCAAGAGTAAAAACAGAACTGACAGTCCACTGTAAACAAAACTAGAAATCCTGCTGGATTGGGTGGGACTGGCTCCAGACAAACTCAAAAGGCACtcaaaaaaagcaacaaaagccCTCGGAGGGACAGGGCCTGGATGCTCTGAGCTCCCTCCTCGATGAGAATGTGGAGGCTCAGCGTGtgcagagcacacagggcacagagaCAGGCACAGGATGTCACCCCGAGCaggacagcacagcccagcatgCTGCATGTCTGTCCTCACAGGCCCTTCCAGCCCTCCTCCCCCGTGTACCCGGACAGCTCTAAAttcagcagaggggctggggctgccccagagctgcgATCCCGCCCGCAGGGAGCTCAGGCTTTGCTCAGGCTTTGCTCAGGCTTTGCTCAGGCTTTGCTCAGGCTTTGCTCAGGCTTTGCTCAGGCTCTGCTCAGGCTTTGCTCAGGCTTTGCTcaggctctgtgctgcagcccgGCTGAGAGCACACCGTGCTGGCATCTGGTGGCAGCGGGAGGCTGCGACAGGGATGGTCGATGTCACACTTGTACTCTGGATTGTCACACTGAACTGGGAAAAGCACAGCCgcggcaggaggagcagcctggacatgccccatccccagctgtgccccaggagctcggggcacaggggacacagccTCGCCCTGCTCTTCtcagccacttccctgggagcacagggTGCCCACACCACCCCTCGTgcaggctgtgggagctgctggggcacctGAGACTcgtgcccaggtgagccctgccagggcagtgtcccctccctgtgcatgctggagaagctgtgccctctctgggcagcagggAAGCTCATTCTGGGAGAAAACAATTCCAGGGGCACAGGTGGTACAAGCAGAACGAGGCAGAAAAGCTTAACAAGAACCAGAGTGACACTGCATGAGCCACAGCCTGATCTCCAAGTCATCCCCAGAGAATTCAAGTCTGGCCACTTGGATACACAGAAAAGTGGCTAAAAGGTGACAGCAAGATCAGGCCAAGCAGCTTCTGTTCCAAAGAAAGACACAGCAAGAGGTATATGAGGTGACCAGTGTCACCACGCAGCCACTCCTCACTCCAGCCTGTGATTGTGATGGCAACAATTCCAGCCCCTTCCAGAAAAACCaatggcagcagtggcagtgtcACCCTGAGCTCCTTCAGGGGTCAAGCCCTGCAGTGCCAACCTCCCACATCAACCACCATCTCCAGTTCTCTCTGACAGACAGATTTCCTCTCAGTTCCAGTAGCAGTGGGAAGGGATTGTCCATTTTCTCTGCCCACACTAACATtcctcccagctctccaggggTGGGGAGGGTCAGTGTCCCCTCCCATGATtgcctgcagggcacagcagagtTTTACCCTTGTGGCAGGTGCAGAGAGGGCACCAGCAGGTTCTGTCACAGACACAACTCCCTTCAAAGATCAGACTGGGGAAGGAAGCACTTTTCCTGTCTCTCAGCAGGACATGGCTAGAACTTTTCCACAAAAATAACTTTGCCTCTCTCATGCAGATACGAATTTGCTACAGAAAGCAGCTATATAGGAACCTAAGCCTGTGTTTAACTCAGCTCCTTTTATTCTCTAGTTGCACTGTCCAGAGAAAACAAGATGTCCAAGTAAACACCTGGCATCAGCCCAGGAGGTGCAATCCAAGCCCTGGTAGCAGCAGTTCTGGATTTCCTTACACAAGGTGGGAGGGTGGGCtctgtgcagggacagcagcaccagcaccgtGGAGCACCAGGTACACAGGGATGGCTTCACTCCCTAAGGCTCAGGGCCTAAAAAATCTCACTCCAAAGATCAGCTTTCctcacacagctgctgccagaagTCACCAGCAGCatattcagggaaaaaaaaaaaaaaaaaaaccaccttccTGTGTGTGCCCAGAGGCTTTAGCCCACACAGGACTCCCTGTTCTCATGGCACGTCCCAGCCACCAGTCCCAGTCTGGAAGTGGTGCCTGTTCTCAGTGactttcccaaattcccactgtCTTCTCTGCCAGCCAGTTACAGGCACAAACTGGACAATCTGGGTAGAGGGAAGACTCCAGCTTTGCACAACCACCTCCAGCTCTGCACAACCTTTTTAACATCCAGGTGCTaaaccagagctgctccccaagCCTGGCCTGGcaccagacaggcaggagggtgGTTCTGCCCCCTCACAGCCTGTCCTGcctgggcactgggcacagctcaCAGCACTGAGTTCTTCACTGTCCCCACTGCACTGAGAACCTGCACCTCCAGCATGGGCACACTGTGATTATCAAAACAAAGATAATCTGGGTCAGGAATACTTTCTGATCAGCCCACGCTGCTCCAAATTTCACCTGAGAAGACACTGAGGGCTGCTGTAGTCCTGtattttcctcctgctcttccccAGATCTCTTCTTTACAGGAACATGgttgtttttccccttcatCTCCAGCCAGGAATACCCTCCAGCCATTTTAACTTTAGTGTCATGAAATCATTATTTAGCTCTTGCCTCATGTACAGAACCAGTCCTACTAACCCAAAGCTTAGCTCTAGTTCCATCCAGGTGCAGCTCCACATGAAGTACCTGTGGATTCAATGGTTTATTTGGAATCTTTTTGCCCTGTAAATACAGAACTATTATCTGTTCCATAATTGGGAAGGGAAAGCAGCCTAACTCATGTGCTCTCCCTGGAGGCTGAGTAAAGCTGCTGGATACATCAGACAAACAACACTCATCTTTCTCTGGTGGGCTTGGAGGGCAGGTTCATCCAATCCCTGAAGCATACAGCTCACATCCTTGGGTCAAAGTCCTCCCTTGCCAAACACACCTGAGTATGTCTGATGTGCAGCACCAAATCTTCCTCAGAGGCTGAGTCCTACAGCAAAAGGTGTCATTGGCCCCAAAAGCCACAATGCCAGGGGAATCTCCTCCTGTGGCATTATGtacacattgaaaaaaaaatcaaaattaaaacagcCATTCACACATAATTGGCAACTGATCTTTTCCTACTGTTCATTAAACCCTCACTGATGAGCatttacaatttaaaaataaaacggttttgttttctttttaaaataatttctacagTTCTGTCAGCCAACTAATCTCAATCACAGCATAATCTAAGAGTAAAGCAAATCCTGGCCAAGAATGGCTGCCATGGACTCTCAGGAGTCAAAGggagcagcgtgtcccagcTCCTCACATCCCTCACCCCTCCAGGAACCTGTAGTGAACTTCAGTTGATTTTCTTTATCATGATTCTCTTGGCAGCTTAGGAATGCTCCAGTCCTcaggtggctgtgctggcagggagcaggggggTGGAGAAGCCTGTGGCACATCCCGTGTTAATGGCAGTGCTCTGTGATGTCCACCACCACTGCCTTTTTCCAGCTGAAGAAGAAGTACCCGGTGCCCGCTCCCGCAGCCACGGCGATGCACAGGTACCCGTTGTAGGTCATGAAGATCAGCATGAGGAAGTAGCTGACCACCACCTGGATGATGTGCAGCACAGTCTGAAGCAGGTGGGGCAAGCTCAGCATCTGCTGGCTGAGAACACAAACCCAAACAAGTCAGCAAATGGAACAGGTGGGAAATGCACATCCCCAAAGAGAAAGCTGCCAAGACAGCAAGGTGGGCGTGGGATGGCACAGAAGGTGACACCAGCCTGGGCAGGGACTCCCGTGTGCACTGGCACCTGGAGCTGTGGTTTTgtcacaaagcaaaacaagcatGGAGCTTGCTGGGAGGACACAACTTTTAGCTGAGAAACAGACCTTGCCAAGCTTATTTTACCTGCCCATTCAAAAGCTGACTGACTCCTGTTCTGCACAGAGGCCTTAACTACCTGTCAGCAAAAGGATCCTGAGTGTTTTCCCTCGGGGTCACTGCATGTAACATCCAAACTCTGTTCCTCAGAACTCCCCCGAATGTGTTCATTACAAAAACCCCAAGCCCATCTGGCTCCTTGCTGcattcctcctttttcccccatccTCGAGGatgcccaggtgtcccccatCCTCCACTGCCATGCAGCATCCCAGTCCGGAGCCAGGACACGCCCCAGAGATCAAAACTGGCTGCACAAAGATTCTTCTGTGCCAGTTCCACCTGCAGAGCTTTGCTTTAGAATGAAGTGCAATGCTTACCCCACGGTTTTGTGTGTCTCCATCAGGATGGTGCCATTGGGGCCGGGCACTGGCATGGAGTTATAGCGGATGCTGACTTGGGATTTACGGAGCAGACACTCCCGGGCAATCTTAAGGCCTTCATAAAACATGGCCAGGAAGAAGACAGCCACAAAAGCACCAGCCATTTCTGACAAGAGAGGAAACATTATTGTCCCTGGGCAGGAGAATGTGTCAGCAGAGTCACTGTGTGGTTGAACCCCACTGTGCTGCACAGGCCACGGCCAGACTCCATGTGCATGCACAGATAGGTGCGAAATGGGAATTTCATCCAGACTCCCACTGCAATTTCACCTataaagcaaaagcagcaaTCACTTTTGCTAATAAAACCAAATTCTTGAGCTCTactaatatttctatttttcctttacCCCACAGATACCATTTAAACCAGACTCAACACAGCACGCCCACAGATTTTTAGCACAAGTAACAAAGTAATTCCTGAAACATGGATCTTGAAACCAAACTGCAAAGCTTTTGTTTGGACTGCACAAGACTGTGTTACTAACCTCCAGGAGAATTGATTGTaagtccagagaagagcaatGGCACATTCTTACAGCTGAAGTGGAAAGTCATGGCCTGCCCAAAACACAAAGAACACCAAGATGAGCCTGAAGAGCTCATCCCAAGGAGCTCAGGCAAGGTGTAGCAATGGGTTTGTATCAGAACAAGAACTCAGATCCTTTTGTTTGGTCACCACCTCAACACCAGGAAACTCTCCAGTAGATCTGGTGTAACACACACAGTGAGACAGGGATGAAATGCTCCAGGCTCCAgttcccagctccttcaggcaGCCCTGGACAGGAGGCCCTGTCCTTCACAGCACTCCAGGAAAGTGCCTTCTCCTTGCCTTTGGAGCTCCTTTTCCCTCAGCATCAGCAGTCTTCAGGGATTGGGGATGTCTCCATGGAGCTCCTCCTTGGCTCCCCATGCCCTCAGGAGCTGGGCTACAGGGCACTTTCCCTTCCCCACTTGAACCTCGTTTGGATGATACAGGTAAGGGTTGCACCGGTGAGTCTTCTGGTCCCCTCCTGCACTGTGCCTGCAGTGTTGTCTCCCTATGGAATTCCCAATATCCTGTGGAAACAGAGGCTTAAACACAGCTACACAAGGGGGTAAAGCCAGTTCACAGCTGCCCCTGGGTAAGGGCTCCTGAGCCTGCACAGTGAATGCTGTGGGAAGCTAAACAGCAAAGATCCCCA
The sequence above is drawn from the Taeniopygia guttata chromosome 17, bTaeGut7.mat, whole genome shotgun sequence genome and encodes:
- the CDC26 gene encoding anaphase-promoting complex subunit CDC26 isoform X1 — translated: MLRRKPTRLELKLDDIEEFESVRKELESRRKQRDEAEAAAGGEEAAAIGALGTEHKSREQLINERIGYKPQPKAGGRAAHFGTFEF
- the SLC31A1 gene encoding high affinity copper uptake protein 1 isoform X2 yields the protein MSHAMNSSTLPTSHPPEHHHPSTTASGHGHDMMMMAMTFHFSCKNVPLLFSGLTINSPGEMAGAFVAVFFLAMFYEGLKIARECLLRKSQVSIRYNSMPVPGPNGTILMETHKTVGQQMLSLPHLLQTVLHIIQVVVSYFLMLIFMTYNGYLCIAVAAGAGTGYFFFSWKKAVVVDITEHCH
- the SLC31A1 gene encoding high affinity copper uptake protein 1 isoform X1; amino-acid sequence: MRSSVEPTARASEQSCSVCRLLLPSHSIESTTKQKRDWAWDHKLGASGARSASSTAGPNFLCAFLNLSVLKMSHAMNSSTLPTSHPPEHHHPSTTASGHGHDMMMMAMTFHFSCKNVPLLFSGLTINSPGEMAGAFVAVFFLAMFYEGLKIARECLLRKSQVSIRYNSMPVPGPNGTILMETHKTVGQQMLSLPHLLQTVLHIIQVVVSYFLMLIFMTYNGYLCIAVAAGAGTGYFFFSWKKAVVVDITEHCH